Part of the Lolium rigidum isolate FL_2022 chromosome 6, APGP_CSIRO_Lrig_0.1, whole genome shotgun sequence genome, CTGGCAATAATTCTAGCCAATTCTGGTATTTGGCGTCATCTATTGCATACATTAATGATCTTCCACGGGACTGCATGGCTGTTTCTAAAGGCATCCCCATACCCTTCACTTACGATAAATATGGCCCAAACTCTGACGAGAACACCTTCCGTGAAAAGGCAAATACAGTCCTCAGTTTTGGTGAAACAACATTCACTTGGCATCTCAGTAACATTACAGATGCCTGCCAACGGTGTGAACAAAAAGGTCGACACTGTGGATTCAGCTCGCAAAGGCGACAAGCTTTTTGCCAGCACCATGGTATGATTCCTTTTCTCAAATCCCTATTGTCATGGTGTACCATTTTATTTTGGAACCACAGTCTAAATTTCTGCCTCCATGTAATTGTTTTCTGGTTTCCTATAATATACTTCTGTTAAGTGTACAATCTTCCCACGTGATTTTCCCTAGCAAAATTATCAATAAAATTGTAATGCAATAAGACCGATGACTAACTTGTGCAAACACATATTAGTCTCTAGGTTTGCATCAGTGGACACTCCCACAAAAACTTGGACAAGAGATCGCAGTGCCAAGTTATGATGGTTAGCTAATTTGTAAAATTCGCACAGACTTAATAGACCACTTTGCACATATTTTTAGATCTAAAGATCAATATTCATTTGAGGCAGTATAAGTTCTAGTTAGAAAGTTGAATTTGATCAACCATGTAACTAATGATTTGTATTCTTCCTAAGTTGACTTCTGGAGTGGTGTAACTTGTAAGTGTATTAAGCAATCAACGAGCTATCTCTTCCTACTcgctaaacaattcaaaaattatgttttcaaaatatgcGATTCATGTACTAGATGCATGACCAGTAAAATAAAATGAAGACAGAGTAAACCACGGAACAGAATTTCCTCTTATAGTTCTCCTTTCCTTCCATGTTCCTGAATCCGAGTCACTTGAATATATCATTTGTATCTTCTTAAGTATGTAATTACTCGTATACGTATTCTGTATATCACTTTTTAATAAATTCACTTCCGGGGCCTCAACTACAGTTTTCCTCAAAAAAGTCAATAATGGCATAGCTATAGCATAATGGTGGAAAATATTAATCAATATACCACCCTATGTATGACGTCAAATACCCTTCCTATACCCACACAGTGGACTTGTGTAAAAACCAGGAATTAGTGGTTCCTAACAAATTTGTAGAAGTAGCTTTCTTATGTTTTTGTCTACGTCTAATAGTGGAGGCAAAACTAATTATCTTATTCATACTTGCAGGTAGGCATGTCATCCGAATTGCAGGTAAAGCTGCAACTCTTAATCTTTTTAATTGAAATACTTACTGTTTACCACCCTAACTCTTATGTGTTTGCAATGCAATAAGAGTCAGAAAGTCATGGCTTCTTTTCTGAATGCAACTCGCTaatttcctttcttttaaatcagCAGCATCATCTGTCACAGCATTTGTACTTCTTTCATCAGTGGTGACCACCGCACTCTATTTCTCCTTAAAGTCAAGGTATAATGAAGAAATAAGTATGAAGGTCGAAATGTTCCTCAAGGCATACGGCTCATCCAAACCCACAAGGTACACTTTCCCAGAAGTTAAGAAGATAGCAAGACGGTTCAAGAATCAACTAGGCCAGGGTGGATTTGGAAGTGTATACAAAGGAGAGCTACCAAATGGATTGCCTGTGGCAGTCAAGATGCTAGATAGCTCTACAGGAGATGGAGAGGAATTCATCAATGAAGTTGCAACCATAGGACTAATTCACCATACAAATATTGTCCGCCTCTTGGGCTTTTGCTCTGAAGGAATGAGGCGGGCTCTTATTTACGAATTCATGCCTAACGAGTCACTCGAGAAATACATATTCTCTCATGTTTCCGATACTTCCCGACAACTCCTAGCACCAAACAAAATGCTAGATATTGCTTTAGGTATTGCACGAGGAATGGAATACCTACATCAAGGGTGTAACCAGCGAATTCTCCACTTTGACATCAAGCCACACAACATCCTGCTGGACTACAACTTCAACCCGAAGATTTCAGACTTTGGCCTTGCAAAGCTGTGTGCAAGGGACCAAAGCATCGTTACCTTGACAGCAGCCAGAGGCACAATGGGCTACATCGCACCAGAGCTATACTCTCGGAACTTTGGGGGGATATCCTACAAGTCGGACGTGTACAGTTTTGGCATGCTGGTGCTGGAAATGGTGAGCGGAAGAAGGAACTCAGACCCAGGTGTCGAGAGCCAGAACGAGGTTTACCTCCCAGAGTGGATCTACGAGAGAGTAATCACTGGCCTGGACTTGGCACCTCAAAGGGAAACAACGCAAAGTGAGGACGAAACGGTGAGAAAGCTAGCAATTGTGGCACTTTGGTGCATCCAATGGAGCCCAAGAAACAGGCCCTCGATGACGAAGGTGGTGAACATGTTGACAGGGAACTTGCAGAACCTACAGATGCCCCCCAAGCCGTTTGTTTCATCTGCAAGCAGTCTGATGCAGTAGACCAAGACGATGTGCCGCCGTGATGTAAAGCCTAGTGATGCCTAGAGTGTACTGTATTTTATCTTCAAATTGCATTGTAATACTGTATTGCAAGGTTCTGGAGTTGCAGCATCATGCTGGATTTGAGGAACATATGGTGAGCTGATGACAATAAGATAAGCCATTGCAGTGATTCAGTCATTGATTGCCTACCTTGTATTGTCCTTCTACTGCCGTTTATCTGCACAATTTGATGCACTCCGGTGGAAGCATTCGCCCAACCAAATCAGTTGGTATATTTCTAGGAAAATCCTGCAATGTGATTGATGAACAGATGCTCATGGCAATAAGGCTCTGAAATTCTCTCAGATCGACGGAAAAAACTGAGATTAGTTCAACTGAAGGTGGGTTTTTACCTTgtggttgccgaagtaggaggggACTGAAGTGGCTGAGCAGAGGCCGGCGTCGAAGCGGGAGCACATGGTTTTGGGCTAAGTAATGGCCTGGCTAGCGCCGTAGCGGAGCGTGCGAACCGCGCTGTGCAGGGGGCGGGATCCGCGGCTTCCACGGCGCGCCGCGGCGAGACGGTTAGGGCGACGAATGGCGTGGGAGCGCGCGGGCTCGCCGGCGAGGGCAGAACGGGAGGCTTCCGCCGCACAATGGATCTCTGACGAAACTGAAAACCCACTAGTTTCtcactgcagaagtgcagatGCAGTCGTCGAGGACATCACGAACGAACGGGCCCAAATGACCCCGCCGCCGCAGCACGTGCCTCCATTCCCAAATCCACGCCAGCGAGGAGGACGCCGGAATGGCCCCTCGCCTCCATCCTCCAATCCAGGCGAGTCGCCCGCCGCCGCAGTCCGCGCCTTCATCCCCAAATCCAGGCAAGTGAGGAGGGAGCCGGAGTGACCCGCCACCGACGCAGCCGCGTCACCTCTCCAGCGGTGCCTACATCCCTGCCGGTCAATGATGATATGTTGCGGGAGATCCTCCTCCGTCTCCCACCGCAGCCCTCCTCCCTGCACCGCGCCTCCGCAGTCTGCAGGCGCTGGCGGGGCCTCGTACGTCACCGACCCCAAATTCCTCTGCCCACCACTACTCTGCGTCATCCAATCATGGGATTGTGTTCACCCCCGTCCTCAACCCTCCGACCGCATAGCTCCTCACCcagcgccgcccgcctcccctcaCCCAGCGTTCCCGCTGTCAATGACGAGTTAGTCCGATTGGCTGTTGATGAGGAGCTgctgttcctcctcctctctccGTGGGATTTATAGAGCGGCGTGGAGGCGCGCAGTGGCCGCAGCTCCGAGTCTGACCGGCGgccgccaccagcagcagcagcgcgaCCTGCGctacctccccctccccctcaggcctcccgcGCCGCCCATTGCAATCTCAGGATGCTCTGTGTTCTACCTTATTTTGCAATCTCTTTGCAATGTGTGATTTTTCCACTTTTAATTAGACTTGTGTTTAATGTACCCCTGCACCCAATTTCTTTACACATGGTATTTATACCATATATAAAAATTATACAACTTAGCGATCCCAAAGTGACATGGTACCGTAGATGACAAAATTATCCTATCTTTCCACCATTCTTTGTGTGACACGTTGACTCtttttttttcctccttgattcacTCAGTtagtattttctgtttttttttttgcatggtcgGCAACTGGTTACCGGTTCCTACACTTTTTCTCCTGCATATTGCTCTGGTTGCTTCAGGTGATTGAGTGTCTCCTACTGCCTTGATCAAGCGGTACTGCTAACCCCACCTCCACCGCTTGGATTCATGACAGACAAAAGGCATGAACCCTTGCGATGTGTGGCAAACCTGAGGAATAGACGACCCAAACCAATCACGTCTCTGTTTCCTCTCTTCCTCCCTTCACGGCCGGCCGCTCCCAGGCTTCTCCCTCACATGTTGCGGCGGATCGGTGGTGAGCGGAACCATGGCGTCCGTGAGCGTGGGCTGCAGCTTGCCGCCGTCAATGACGGCAGAGGAAGAGGCAGACGCCGCAAACTGGATGAGGACATGGGTGCAAAGCATTCGGAGCTAAAGCCTCCCCCTTTAACACCGGGTagagttgcgaaccggtgctaaaggggcaccacGTGACGGCTGCCGAGCGACGGGAGGACCTAtagacgaaccggtgctaaaggtttctgCCACAGTAGCGTTTTGGCCCcattttcctgccgcggcagagtctgtCGCCACGCCCAGGCGCACATACAACAAACCATTATATTGCACAACATCGTTATGAATATCGATATCGAAGTGACCTCTTTCATCATGCTTGGTCGACCATATTACATAATGGTAcggtacacgttcatgcatatatatatatatatataatataatttCTATTAGGATCCCTATTATTTGCAGATGGAATTCTTCGGTTGGTTCATGACCTGGtcaagtaagaatcccgccaattcttcttaattgctcgtacacgctcgatTGTTAGAAGACCGTCCCGCAACCGTTCGATTTAATTTAAAGAAGGGATCAATATATATGAAGAAACACAACACAATTGATggtgataaaataaaattatgaatATTGTTTACGTACTCTAATGTGataccgagctttgtgttgccatcttcgcaatttgggtacaactttttttttatcttctaATGTGCCCTTTGACTTTCGCTTCTCGTACACTTTCTGCTTCTCTGTGTGTATCGTatacatcataacccctctttcttcatgcttggtccaacaattatagctgggcatgaaatctTTACGAAACAGGTGGGAGTGAAGGACTTGCCAGGAAGAATATTGGTTTAAGTTCCGATAGtaaacacatggacaacacataaaaccatctgCCCATTGGTTTTCCTTAGCCACACGAATAAAATCTTTCAGACCCGTGGTGAACTCGTTAAGGCGTCAGttaacgtacatccattgccgccggttcatctgcATCATATAATTAAGTTTATCGTAAACCATTACAAAATATCATAAATAGGGAAATAACCACTCGTACAAATGAAAGGGAAAAGTTGCTAAcctcgatcgaggaggaaagcaaGAGGAGAAAACTTAAGTATCGCTCGggcacctcatatcatttttgttttgtgtgaaatcaagtggcatcattctctcaggcatttcatcgagcacctcttgtgcataGGAAAGAAAAATAAACTAGCACACAACCCTCACACCTTCCACCAAGAAAAAAACAGAGGAGAGGGATGGCTGGGGCGAGATGAATTTATAGGAAAAGgggggctttagcaccggttcgtggcaatGGTTACCTTTAGAACCGGTTCATGCCACGAAACGGTGCTAAAGGTTCGCGCCTTCCACGCGGCTGATGCCAactgcgaaccggtgctaaagccctGCGGGTCCCTTGCGACGTCCTGGCCGGACgaactggtgctaatgcaccctttagtctgGATTCGTAGCATAACTGGTGCTAATGCTCTTTGCAGCTACAAATATAAgctctgttttctactagtgactgtGGACAATTTAGCCTATGTGGAAGAACTTGGTGGCTtcttttactactccctccgatccataataagtggcgGCAGTTTAGTCCAAATTGGACTAAATTGAACTAAAGcactgacacttattatggattggagggagtatcatTTTAGTTATACAATTGATAAGTACAAACAGCATCATCTATCTTGTAATATTCCTAAAATAATCATCTCCCTTGTAATGTGAAACATTAATATATATATGGTATATCCGCTGATCAACAATTATCACATGAAAAATCGAACCCATCGGTTACTGATAACACTACAATATGGTGATTCTCGTTGCACACTGAATGGAGATCATTGAGATTCAAACATTGTTCCTTTTGAATATTTCAGTGAAGAGATGGAACTTGGATAAAGAAAAACATAAAATCAAGTTACTACCCAGATTGAAGACCATAAAACCTTTGGTCATCCCTCTTAGCATAATGATAGTATcttaaaattacaaaaaaaaaaagaacagttACATCAATCTACCCTTTTCAAAGGAGAGATTACCTACAGTTCCAAAATAATTCACTATTCCCCAAGGTACACGAGAGAATGAGTTAAACCTAGTTCAAAATATAAGGTAATTCAAAGTTATGAATTTTCGGTTATGAGTATGACTTTTAGGATACATACTTAGTTACCTACTATTTCTGCCAAGTGTAAGGATAAAAGTTAAGGTGGAAAAAGATCATCAAATCCTGTAGTACCAGGATAGGAAGAAGTTTGGGAAATCCATCTGAAACAGAGCCTAACTATTGTCTTACCCATCATACCTATCGAGGCAACAGTTGTTCAACTTCAAATTTCTTAAACAATCTACGGATGATGGGTCTCAGCAGAATCTCACGCTGAACCTATGTGGGTCGTTAGTGGTAATCTGTGCCATGaagatggattcatgcctttcttcAGTTCACCCCGGGTCCTCTGCCTGCCTCTTTCAGTCTGCCACCCCAGCTACAGAAAAAACGCGAAAGATCGAGTTCTATTACTGAACAAAATGATGTATTCGGGATACAACATGTTGTGCACCTGTTCCTTCCAACCTTTTTCTGTTACCAGTATGGAGTCGCAACATCATCGGACAGCCCCTTTCGAGGGGCGGGAATCGAAGCCAAGCCAGCAAGTACGAAAGAATTTTTTCAATCCCTCTGTATCTCTCACCGTGATCACGCTAAATGTTGTTGTGACCAGACCATCATGAGCAGTACATGATGTAGGCTAGCAACATGTTGGATCGAGTTACAtggaattttttttatttcaacACGAGTGACGATTTAGCAGTAATCTTAATTTGTAATGTCTAAGTTCTCAACATATTTTTTCCTGGCATTTTTGAAATTTTGTTGCAGCCACGTTGAACCTAATTAAACTTTGTCATAATAATGACGAGCTATGTGTCCGAGAGAGGTTCTCTCTTCTATTTGTAAAACCCAATAAAGATATGGGGAGGAATATTTGAAAAGCTATCTTATCTTTAATCCACTCCATGAATTGCCTTGCGGAATGGAGACGTCACCAACAAAACAACCAGTGTTGTCGTTACGATTAATTACAATTTTAGTTAAGAAAACTATTGAGCCATTGTCTGAAATAAAATCAAAACAAGGAGGAATGAAGCACAACTTTGAAAGAACTATTAATTGAAGAATTCATATGCATGCCAGGCGCATGCACAGAATCAATTTATTAATAATTCGACACGCGCCACCACATAGACAATTAGTAACCTTTATGTAAACATGGTAATATTTAGGCGGTGCCGCCGAGCATCATCTTAAAGTTCTTGACCTGCGCATCGTTCAAGAAGGTCAGCTTCTTGACGACGTCGGAGGGCAGGTTGTTGCCAAAGACCGCGAAGGCGATGAATTGGAGACCAGGGTTGGGTCCGCTGAAGGCGACGAGCAAGACGGCGGGCGAGGCGCCGATGTTGTACTGGTAGTGGAGCAGGCCCTGGGGGAAGACCATGATGTCGCCCTTGTTGAGCGTCTTGGTGTAGACGGTGTTGGAGTCGGAGCTGATGAATGCGGCGACGATGGTGCCCTCCGTGACGAAGATGAGCTCGGTGGCGGCCGGGTGGGTGTGCGGCGGCACGACACCTCCCACGCCTATATCGACCCTGGCGGCTGAGATGCCCAGGCCGTTGACCCCGGGGAACTGATTGACGGAGGCCGGCGTGAAAGTGGCCTTGAAGAGGTTGTTGGTGTTGCCGGCGATGGCAAGACCGTTGTAGTAGAAGTCATCGGCACTGACGTGGGCCTTGCATGAGTATCCCGCCGGCGTGTCGCCGCGGGGCAGGTCAGCAACGCAGAAATCCTGGGTTAGGGCCATGGCGGAGAAGGGCAAGATGAGGAAGGAAAGGATCACAGGGATCAACAATGCGTTGGCCATGGTTTGCTACTGCTGTGTGCTTCAGGTTTGCTACGTTTTGTGTGTGCTCTTGTGTGGCGTTTATATAGGAGAGGCGACGCTCGAGGTGGAACAATGTAACTTGTGCGATATTTGGCGATGCATGGCACTGCCCGGGTATTTTCGATGTCCACCCGCGCGCGTCATGATGGCGGACTTGATCCGGCTGTAGGCGGAACACGAACTCAGCGCGCGCAGACGTACGCAAGAAGGATCGATTCCATGCAAAAGACGTACTGTACGTGCACAAGTCGGCAGCAGTAATGTGTGTAGTCTGGGTGCAAGAGACGTACTGTACGTGCACAAGTTGTTTGACTCGCCTttcttaaaaataataaaaacgtATCTAAACAAGCACTGAAGCACAAGTGTGGTATTATACTGCTGGACCAAATACGTACGCGCGAGTGCAGTGCAACTAGAGAAAAAGATTTCTACTAATTTATATGAGCTACGTCAACAAAAGAGATACTAACCAAAATATAATCAACTCACCGAGATAGATCTAGAGTTTGATGGAGCTCCAACGGCtcccttctttttttttctttgtcgATTTTATAACAGGAAAAAGTAACATCGGAATGAGATGCGGTAGGAGCgaagaaacaaatcatccaaggaGCATTCGCGATCATGGATTACATGTTAGAATCCCCCTCTGTGCTGCTGCAGAACGATGGGATCGACCTCTCCCCTCCATTAGCTCGATGAGCGAAAGTTAAAATCTAAGTTACACGCGATGCACACATACATATCCTTGTTTTTCTACATCGACATGCGGAATTTCTGCAGAATATTTTCGTAGATCCGTACAGATCCTAGATTTTCTACAACGTCATGCAGAATTTCTGCAATATTTTCGTACATGGACATGAATTTCTGTACAGATCAGTAAACAATTATTCAGATCCGTACATTGGACGTGACTTTGTGCAGGATATTTCGTGGATGTTCACAAATAGATTCTCGTTTTTCTGTAATAATTGATTTAATTTGTCTTTAAAAATCAGTGCCAAATACTCCCTCCAGTCTGAAAAAATTGACACGGTGGGAAGGTAACAACAACCTATTGGTAGGCACACGCACACGTCGATTAAAGTGGACCGGAGGTGGTATATTTTTAGTTTCtagtaataaatagtacatgaTAGAGATATAATGGATTTAATGTGCATAACTGTTGTGTACGAATCAGTCATCTAGATGCTCGTAAACAGAATATTTTTGTACAgtataatctatacctaataataaaagtaaaATATTTTTTTGTTGATCCGTTTTTTGTTGCCCCCGGTCATCAGTCGAAATTACAATGGTTGCCACCGCGAAGTCAAATAACGTTTCGGTACTCTGAAAAGAAAACGTCCATGCCAAAGTCAAGCCGGGGCCGCACAACGGCGATCTCCCTCCCTATCCCCATGTTTGTATCTGGTCTCCGGCGAGATCCTTCCTTGCCCCCGCGTCTGTACCCGGTCACAGGCAAGCTCCGTCCCCACCCCCGCCTCTCTCGGGAGAAGGAATCTAGGATGTGGTTGGAATCGGTGGGCGCCGGCGATTGAAATTCACAGGGGGAAGTTAGAGAAGGGATAATGGAAGGCTGCGGTGGGCGCCGGTCCGCTACCTAGTCGTCTCTTGACAAGTCCAACGAGAAggatagagccgggaggctggaAGAAATTGGGGCCAAATCCCCTTCCCTGCCTCATTCTCTGCGCCCCGCTAGCGCCAACCTCACCCCTTCCTCCTGCTCCACTGGAAGGCATGGTACACCCATCATCGACAAATTCCCCTTCTCCCCCATCTCTCCTCTCGCAAGAAGCGGCACCTCATCGTCCTCTTGCTGGACAGATGTGAGGAAAAATTCGCCGCCGCATCGCCCGGTCGCGGTGATGCGCCGGGCTTGCGCCCCATCAT contains:
- the LOC124658922 gene encoding germin-like protein 8-14 is translated as MANALLIPVILSFLILPFSAMALTQDFCVADLPRGDTPAGYSCKAHVSADDFYYNGLAIAGNTNNLFKATFTPASVNQFPGVNGLGISAARVDIGVGGVVPPHTHPAATELIFVTEGTIVAAFISSDSNTVYTKTLNKGDIMVFPQGLLHYQYNIGASPAVLLVAFSGPNPGLQFIAFAVFGNNLPSDVVKKLTFLNDAQVKNFKMMLGGTA
- the LOC124667541 gene encoding rust resistance kinase Lr10-like — translated: MDLNKLLVTPILLSLLTYQTYVATGLDDEDFFKRCPSHRCSNHGPEIRFPFWLSTHPPACGTPGMQLSCSGDDIILDHHVLGSCKVTAIYYRHRVINVTPLVEPLTQCPLQKLMSANLATDVYTQPQSSEVTTLNTFREKANTVLSFGETTFTWHLSNITDACQRCEQKGRHCGFSSQRRQAFCQHHGRHVIRIAASSVTAFVLLSSVVTTALYFSLKSRYNEEISMKVEMFLKAYGSSKPTRYTFPEVKKIARRFKNQLGQGGFGSVYKGELPNGLPVAVKMLDSSTGDGEEFINEVATIGLIHHTNIVRLLGFCSEGMRRALIYEFMPNESLEKYIFSHVSDTSRQLLAPNKMLDIALGIARGMEYLHQGCNQRILHFDIKPHNILLDYNFNPKISDFGLAKLCARDQSIVTLTAARGTMGYIAPELYSRNFGGISYKSDVYSFGMLVLEMVSGRRNSDPGVESQNEVYLPEWIYERVITGLDLAPQRETTQSEDETVRKLAIVALWCIQWSPRNRPSMTKVVNMLTGNLQNLQMPPKPFVSSASSLMQ